In the genome of Spirochaetaceae bacterium, the window TTCGGCGGCATTCGTGTGGACTCGGCGGTTGCCGAGGAAGTGCTGCGGCTGTTGAGCCCGCTCGGCATCAAGGCCTCGGTGGAAGCCGTGACGATGCGCGAGGACGACGTCGCCGAGACGCGGCGCCAGGTGGAGCTGGCCTTGACCCAGGCGCGCTACGAGGCGGATCTTGCGCGTCGTCAGTACGATGCGGTGGACCCTCAGAATCGGTTGGTGGCGGCGGAGTTGGAACGTAGATGGAACGAGCGGCTGGCAGAGGTGGCGAGGCAGGAAGAGCGGCTGGGGGCCACGGCGGCCGTCCAGCAGGATGCCTTGTCCGGCGAGGACAAGGAGCGACTGCTCGCGCTTGGTGGCGACCTTGAGACGGTCTGGGAGCACCCCGGCGCAACAGCGGAAACCCGCAAGCGGATACTGCGCGCGGTACTGGAAGAGATCGTCGCCACCTCGGTCGAGGACTGCATCGAACTCCTGCTGCACTGGCGCGGCGGCGATCACACCCGCCTGAGTGTTGCCCGCAACCGCACTGGGCAGCATCGATGGCGGACCAGCGCGGAGGTCGGCGAGCTTATTCGCGGCCTTGCCCGACAGCAGCCGGACAGCGCCATAGCGGCCACGCTGAATCGGCTGGGTAAGCGGACCGGGCGCGGCAACCCGTGGACGGAGATGCGGGTCCGCAGCTTCCGATGCCATCATACGGTTCCCGTGTACCGGCCTGGCGAGATGGGGGAACGTGGGGAACTCACGCTCAAGGAGACCGCTGGCAGGCTCAGGGTCAGCACGATGACGGTTCTGCGTCTCATCAGCGCGGGAACGATTACGGCGCGGCAACTCTGCAAGGGGGCGCCCTGGGCGGTGCCGGAGGCGCAGATCACGGGACTCGATGATGCGGTCGTAGTTTCCCACCATCCGCTAACAGCCAACGCGGATCAGAAAGAATTGGATTTCCAGTAACGTAGAGAGGTGTGCATTATGAAGCCCGACTCGGCGGGCCGAGAAAGATGACGTTTTCGCGGCGATCGAGGAAGCCGAGTTCATGGAGGCTCTCGATCTGCTCGCGCTTGATGCTGGGCTGGAAGGCGAAGTCGAACTGGCCCAGGGTCTTTACGGTCGGCAGCCGGGACGAGCGCATGGCGGTTTGGAGGCGACGGTTGTTGCGAAGCCTGATCTGGGCGTCCAACAACTGCTCGATGGCCTCGGCTGCGGTGGCCGCGCCGCTATCCGCTTGGGCCAGGATGCCATCCACGGCTTCGAGGGCACCGGGCATCTTGAGGTCTGCGAGCATCTCCCGCAGCCGGTCGCGCCGGTTGCCTGCCTCGGCCTTCATGACACGGCCTCCGCATAGACGCTCAGCGGGCGGCGCTCGACGTCCACAGCTACGGGCAGGGGGCGCCGGGCCGGTTGGGGGAGCCTGGCGCCGAGGCGCCGGTACGGGCAGCTCGCCAACGGCAGCAGCACCTGTTGCTCGTCGCGCTCGAAGCGATCCACCGGACGCTCCCCGGTGGTGCCGTGCCGGCGCACGTTGGCGGTTCTCTGGAGCCACAAGAGCGCCTGCTCGTTGAGATCCTCGTCGTTTAAGAACTCGCGGCCGTAGAAGAAGCTGTTGCGGATGTAGCGGA includes:
- a CDS encoding ATP-binding protein; this translates as MKAEAGNRRDRLREMLADLKMPGALEAVDGILAQADSGAATAAEAIEQLLDAQIRLRNNRRLQTAMRSSRLPTVKTLGQFDFAFQPSIKREQIESLHELGFLDRRENVIFLGPPSRAS